A single region of the Armatimonadota bacterium genome encodes:
- the cdsA gene encoding phosphatidate cytidylyltransferase yields MTELAKRVLTAMLGIPVFLLALVGPPASLMPTGSTWTVLVMLIALMGVVEMLSAVERKYPEVRANRLLAMLSVYLPLDAWLSSHPQASFLQSARLFVVAIVLVALAWEVWRAENLGRLCVWRNVSTAALVVLYPGLLLSLWVKLRLIDAGCAQPVAWLSDGVRLILLTCVSVWVCDSAAYFVGKRFGRRRMSPLLSPRKSWEGAAAGTLFGTVAAGVTAVWTGLSPVSAILLGLVAVCLGQIGDLFESALKRELEIKDFGGFLPGHGGVMDRLDSLLFALPVVYLLSHFLPICS; encoded by the coding sequence ATGACGGAGCTGGCTAAGCGCGTGCTGACTGCAATGCTCGGCATACCTGTGTTTCTGCTGGCACTGGTGGGACCGCCGGCGTCCCTGATGCCCACGGGGAGTACCTGGACAGTGCTGGTGATGCTGATAGCCCTGATGGGCGTGGTGGAAATGTTGTCGGCGGTGGAGAGAAAGTACCCGGAAGTGCGGGCGAACCGCCTGCTGGCGATGCTATCGGTATACCTGCCCCTGGATGCATGGCTAAGTTCACACCCACAGGCGTCCTTTTTGCAGAGCGCTCGTTTGTTTGTGGTTGCCATCGTGCTGGTCGCTCTGGCGTGGGAGGTGTGGCGGGCAGAGAATCTGGGCAGACTGTGTGTATGGCGAAATGTGAGCACTGCCGCGCTCGTGGTTTTGTACCCCGGCTTGTTGTTGAGCCTGTGGGTGAAACTGCGCTTGATAGACGCAGGCTGCGCCCAGCCGGTGGCATGGTTGTCCGACGGGGTGCGTTTGATCCTGCTGACCTGCGTTTCGGTGTGGGTGTGTGACTCGGCGGCATACTTCGTGGGTAAACGCTTCGGCAGGCGGCGGATGTCTCCTCTGCTCAGTCCGCGCAAGAGCTGGGAGGGAGCAGCGGCTGGCACACTGTTCGGGACCGTTGCCGCAGGCGTGACCGCTGTGTGGACAGGCTTATCGCCCGTTTCAGCAATTTTGTTGGGGCTGGTAGCGGTATGTCTGGGACAGATAGGTGACCTGTTTGAAAGCGCACTGAAGCGCGAGCTGGAAATCAAAGACTTTGGCGGTTTCCTGCCGGGGCACGGCGGAGTGATGGACCGGTTGGATAGCTTGCTGTTCGCTTTACCAGTTGTTTACCTCCTCAGCCACTTCTTGCCGATTTGCTCGTAG
- a CDS encoding argininosuccinate synthase, protein MKKVVLVYSGGLDTSVCIPLMREEYGYDHVITVTVDVGQPEEDIQEAAQKARALGTEHYTVPAKEEFARDYCFAAVRANASYEGYPVSTSIARPIIAAKAVEVAKQVGATAFAHGCTGKGNDQFRIEFTIRALMPDATIHAPIRERNMTRSWEIEYARSRGVPITQSVEKIWSIDENLWGRSVEGGRLEEPDYAPPEEIYRWTRNPLEAPDAPRELKLDFEEGVPVAVDGELLSPAELIAKLNRIAGENGVGRIDIMEDRMLGLKVRENYECPAAVTILTAHHALEALVLTREELRFKALVDAEWSQLAYYGLWFDPFKEDLEAFIASTQKRVTGTVWLRLYKGSLQVVGRRSPWALYSEELASFDTTTFDQRESTGMVKIFGLQSRMYHALKQKHGM, encoded by the coding sequence ATGAAAAAGGTGGTTCTGGTCTATTCGGGGGGACTGGATACGTCTGTATGCATCCCCTTGATGCGTGAAGAGTACGGCTACGATCACGTGATTACCGTCACGGTGGACGTGGGGCAGCCAGAGGAGGACATTCAGGAGGCGGCGCAGAAAGCGCGCGCACTGGGCACCGAGCACTATACTGTGCCCGCCAAAGAGGAGTTCGCCCGGGATTACTGCTTTGCAGCGGTACGCGCCAACGCCAGTTACGAGGGCTATCCGGTCAGTACTTCCATCGCGCGTCCTATCATCGCCGCGAAGGCAGTGGAGGTCGCGAAACAGGTGGGCGCGACCGCTTTCGCGCATGGATGTACGGGCAAAGGCAACGACCAGTTTCGCATCGAGTTCACCATCCGTGCGTTGATGCCAGATGCCACTATCCATGCCCCCATCCGTGAGCGCAACATGACCCGCTCGTGGGAGATTGAGTACGCCAGGTCGCGCGGTGTGCCCATTACCCAGAGCGTGGAGAAAATCTGGAGCATCGACGAAAACCTGTGGGGACGTTCTGTCGAGGGCGGTCGTCTGGAGGAACCCGACTATGCTCCACCCGAGGAGATTTATCGCTGGACGCGCAACCCGCTGGAGGCTCCTGATGCCCCGCGCGAGCTGAAACTGGACTTTGAAGAGGGCGTGCCGGTTGCAGTGGATGGCGAGTTGCTCTCTCCTGCCGAACTGATTGCCAAACTGAACCGCATCGCGGGCGAAAACGGCGTGGGACGCATTGACATTATGGAAGACCGTATGCTGGGGCTGAAGGTGCGCGAGAACTACGAATGCCCTGCAGCGGTGACCATCCTGACCGCGCACCACGCACTGGAAGCGCTGGTGCTCACCCGCGAGGAATTGCGTTTTAAGGCGCTGGTGGATGCCGAGTGGTCACAGCTGGCATACTACGGGCTGTGGTTTGACCCCTTCAAGGAAGACCTGGAGGCGTTCATTGCCAGTACGCAGAAGCGTGTGACGGGTACCGTCTGGCTGCGCCTGTACAAGGGCAGTCTACAGGTCGTCGGGCGACGCAGTCCGTGGGCGCTCTACTCCGAGGAATTGGCGTCGTTCGACACCACGACCTTTGACCAGCGCGAGAGCACCGGCATGGTGAAGATTTTTGGATTGCAATCGCGCATGTACCACGCGCTGAAGCAGAAGCACGGCATGTAA
- the argH gene encoding argininosuccinate lyase, with amino-acid sequence MSKLWGGRFEKQTDKAVEAFTASIGVDARLWEVDIRGSIAHARMLGKIGVLTPEEADVIIAGLHTLREDISEGRITFAPEAEDIHSEIERLLTERIGAVAGKLHTARSRNDQVATDTRLYLREGIDALREEIRLLQEWIVHTAERHLHTILPGWTHLQHAQPVSLAHHLMAYFWMLQRDRERLRDCRKRVNQLPLGSAALAGTSFPLDRQMVAQELGFEGLCENSMDAVSDRDFVVEFLACAALVMTHLSRLAEELILWSTPEFGFVELDDSVTTGSSIMPQKKNPDVAELIRGRTGRLVADLTGVLVMLKALPLSYNRDLQEDKGFLFDALDITLSSVTLMHLMLSRAQFRTERMRQAVRGDFSNATDLADYLVRRGMPFRQAHEVVGRVVQYCLKQGLALEDLNIEQLRTFSELFEADALQILQPEAVMGARRSRGGTAPEAVQEQITLARKLLGGDEH; translated from the coding sequence ATGAGCAAACTGTGGGGAGGACGCTTCGAAAAGCAGACCGATAAAGCAGTAGAGGCTTTCACCGCCTCTATCGGCGTGGACGCGCGGCTATGGGAGGTGGACATCCGCGGCAGCATCGCACATGCGCGAATGCTGGGCAAAATCGGCGTGCTGACGCCGGAAGAGGCGGACGTCATCATCGCTGGGCTACACACGCTCCGCGAGGATATCTCAGAGGGCAGGATAACCTTTGCCCCTGAAGCGGAGGATATCCACTCCGAAATAGAACGCCTGCTTACCGAACGCATCGGCGCAGTGGCGGGCAAACTGCACACCGCCCGTAGCCGCAACGACCAGGTCGCCACCGATACGCGCCTCTACCTGCGCGAAGGCATTGACGCCCTGCGAGAAGAGATCAGGCTTCTGCAGGAGTGGATCGTGCACACCGCAGAAAGGCACCTGCATACCATCCTGCCCGGTTGGACGCATCTTCAACATGCGCAACCGGTAAGCCTCGCCCATCACCTGATGGCGTATTTCTGGATGCTTCAGCGCGACCGTGAACGGTTGAGAGACTGTCGGAAGAGGGTGAACCAGCTGCCTCTGGGTAGCGCTGCGCTGGCAGGCACGTCCTTTCCGCTAGACCGACAGATGGTGGCACAGGAGCTGGGCTTCGAAGGGCTTTGCGAGAACAGCATGGACGCTGTTTCCGACCGCGACTTCGTGGTGGAGTTCCTTGCCTGCGCTGCACTGGTCATGACACACCTCTCGCGCCTCGCGGAGGAACTGATCCTGTGGAGCACGCCCGAATTCGGCTTTGTGGAACTGGACGACAGCGTGACCACGGGCAGCAGCATCATGCCGCAGAAGAAGAACCCTGATGTGGCGGAGCTGATACGCGGTCGCACCGGGCGCCTGGTGGCAGACCTGACGGGCGTGCTGGTAATGTTGAAAGCGCTTCCCCTCTCCTACAACCGCGACCTGCAGGAGGACAAGGGTTTCCTGTTCGATGCTCTGGATATCACCCTCTCCAGTGTTACGCTCATGCACCTGATGCTATCACGGGCGCAGTTCCGTACCGAACGGATGCGCCAGGCGGTTCGCGGCGATTTCTCCAACGCCACCGACCTCGCCGACTACCTGGTGCGCCGGGGAATGCCCTTCCGCCAGGCGCATGAGGTGGTGGGTCGCGTGGTGCAGTACTGCCTGAAGCAGGGTTTGGCGCTGGAGGATTTGAACATCGAACAGCTACGGACGTTCAGCGAACTGTTTGAGGCAGACGCCTTGCAGATACTGCAACCGGAGGCAGTGATGGGCGCAAGACGCTCTCGCGGAGGCACTGCCCCCGAGGCGGTGCAGGAGCAAATCACACTCGCTCGAAAACTGCTGGGAGGTGATGAGCACTGA
- a CDS encoding transporter produces the protein MSFVVVLLLSNIVAVKPVRILDLLRLDLDSGTLLFPISYIFGDVLVEVYGYARSRRVIWMGFGFNLLAALLFWVVVMLPPSPEWKMQDAFATILGQTPRIVAGSLIAFWCGEFVNSYVMAKMKIWTGGQYLWTRTIGSTMVGQAVDTVLFQTIAFAGVWDTGLLWRVIVWNYTAKVLYEALATPLTYAVVGFLKRAEQEDYYDYDTDFNPFALKA, from the coding sequence GTGAGCTTTGTGGTGGTGCTGCTACTGTCTAACATTGTGGCGGTAAAGCCCGTACGCATCCTGGACCTCCTGCGGCTGGACCTGGACAGCGGCACGTTATTGTTCCCCATTTCTTACATCTTTGGCGACGTGCTGGTAGAGGTATACGGCTACGCCCGCTCGCGGCGGGTCATCTGGATGGGTTTCGGCTTTAACCTGCTGGCGGCTTTGCTCTTCTGGGTGGTCGTGATGCTTCCGCCATCTCCCGAATGGAAGATGCAGGACGCCTTCGCTACTATTTTGGGACAGACGCCGCGTATCGTAGCGGGTAGCCTGATTGCCTTCTGGTGTGGCGAGTTCGTCAACTCCTATGTCATGGCGAAGATGAAAATCTGGACAGGTGGGCAGTACCTGTGGACGCGCACCATTGGCAGCACCATGGTGGGACAGGCAGTAGACACCGTGCTCTTCCAGACCATCGCTTTCGCTGGCGTTTGGGACACCGGTTTGCTATGGCGCGTCATCGTATGGAACTACACCGCGAAGGTGCTCTACGAGGCTCTGGCGACCCCGCTGACCTACGCAGTGGTCGGCTTTCTGAAGAGGGCGGAGCAGGAAGACTACTACGACTACGACACCGATTTCAACCCGTTTGCATTGAAGGCGTAG
- a CDS encoding dehydrogenase yields MSNQILRVGLIGAGGIGRTHLASYERVREAQIVAVTDIHEETARAAAQQVGAEVFRSAQEMLERSELDAVDICTPPVAHLEAALLAIEKGLHVLCEKPLAHHPDAARRMVQAAEARGVKLMTAFCHRFHPPIVALKRLIDAGELGDIVMFRNRFAGPFKGVEERWFSDKEVAGGGVLMDTSVHSIDLFRFLVGEVARVQAVTRQTNPAIGEVEDTAIVLLSTSDKRMGVVEASWVLAAGFNVVEVYGTEGAAMVHYWDGFKSRYKTNRMDDWQPLEEVGPDRFVGEIQHFVDACLGRTELQVTGYDGLRAVEIVYEAYASQG; encoded by the coding sequence GTGAGTAACCAAATACTTCGCGTTGGCTTGATCGGTGCAGGAGGTATTGGACGGACGCACCTCGCCAGTTACGAGCGCGTTCGTGAGGCGCAGATTGTGGCGGTCACCGATATCCATGAGGAGACGGCACGTGCAGCTGCTCAGCAGGTAGGGGCAGAGGTATTTCGCAGTGCGCAGGAGATGCTGGAGCGGAGCGAACTGGATGCCGTAGACATCTGCACGCCTCCGGTTGCCCATCTGGAGGCGGCATTGCTGGCGATAGAAAAGGGGTTGCATGTGCTGTGTGAGAAACCCCTGGCGCATCATCCCGACGCTGCCCGAAGGATGGTGCAGGCAGCGGAAGCCAGGGGGGTCAAACTCATGACCGCTTTCTGCCACCGTTTCCATCCCCCCATAGTGGCTCTCAAACGGTTGATCGATGCGGGCGAACTCGGCGACATCGTGATGTTCCGTAACCGCTTTGCTGGTCCTTTCAAAGGGGTAGAGGAGCGGTGGTTCTCGGACAAGGAGGTGGCTGGGGGCGGCGTGCTGATGGATACCAGCGTGCATAGCATTGACCTGTTCCGCTTTCTGGTGGGAGAGGTCGCCCGCGTGCAGGCGGTGACTCGCCAGACGAACCCCGCCATCGGTGAGGTGGAAGACACCGCCATCGTGTTGCTGTCCACCAGCGATAAAAGGATGGGCGTGGTGGAAGCCAGCTGGGTGCTTGCTGCTGGGTTCAATGTGGTGGAAGTATACGGCACGGAAGGCGCAGCGATGGTGCACTACTGGGACGGCTTTAAGAGCCGATACAAGACGAACCGAATGGATGACTGGCAGCCGCTGGAAGAGGTCGGTCCTGACCGGTTCGTTGGGGAGATACAGCACTTCGTGGACGCCTGCTTGGGCAGGACCGAGCTGCAAGTAACCGGCTACGACGGCTTGCGAGCGGTGGAAATTGTGTACGAGGCGTATGCTTCGCAAGGGTAG
- a CDS encoding 2-dehydro-3-deoxygluconokinase: MRVVTFGETMLRLSPPGYQRLTQAERLEIAIAGTESNMAAVLAQLGVQVVWLSRLPDNPPGHLVAQRLRALGVDVEHISWDSDSRLGLYFVEPGVTPRPTRVYYDRKGSAMSRWRPGEWDWHTLLQGANLLHATGITPALSASCLEATREALQIAREMGVPVSLDLNYRSLLWSPQQARQALEPLLSMVQVLIVSPADARTVLGVEAEDIQMATAVQQRYGIPIVATPLRDQQSATMGRRYSVVAMEGKVWQSEGCPFEVVDPIGSGDAYDAGFLYGYLQGDIELAMRCADALSALKHTVPGDMLFTSPEELQQLLQGIPRGIVR; encoded by the coding sequence ATGCGCGTGGTCACTTTTGGAGAGACGATGCTTCGCCTGTCCCCGCCTGGTTATCAACGTCTGACTCAGGCGGAACGTTTGGAAATCGCCATCGCAGGCACCGAAAGCAACATGGCAGCGGTGCTGGCGCAGCTGGGCGTACAGGTCGTCTGGTTATCCCGTCTGCCCGATAACCCGCCAGGACATCTGGTAGCACAACGGCTCAGGGCGCTCGGGGTGGATGTGGAACACATCTCGTGGGACAGCGACAGCCGATTGGGGCTATACTTCGTCGAGCCCGGCGTGACCCCGCGTCCTACCCGTGTGTATTACGACCGTAAAGGCTCTGCCATGAGTCGCTGGCGCCCCGGCGAATGGGACTGGCACACTCTGCTTCAGGGTGCCAACCTGCTTCACGCCACAGGTATCACTCCCGCATTGAGTGCGAGCTGCCTAGAAGCCACCCGTGAGGCGCTGCAAATCGCCCGCGAGATGGGCGTACCTGTCTCGTTGGACCTGAACTACCGCTCCCTGCTCTGGTCGCCCCAGCAGGCGCGTCAGGCACTGGAGCCTCTGCTTTCGATGGTGCAGGTGCTCATCGTTTCTCCTGCCGATGCTCGTACTGTATTGGGAGTTGAAGCAGAAGATATTCAGATGGCAACAGCGGTTCAACAGCGCTACGGCATCCCCATCGTTGCCACGCCTCTCCGCGACCAACAATCGGCGACAATGGGACGGCGATACAGTGTGGTAGCGATGGAAGGGAAAGTCTGGCAATCGGAGGGATGCCCCTTCGAGGTGGTAGACCCTATCGGCAGCGGCGACGCCTACGATGCAGGCTTTCTGTACGGCTATCTGCAGGGCGATATCGAACTGGCGATGCGCTGTGCCGATGCTCTCTCAGCGCTCAAGCACACTGTGCCAGGAGATATGCTGTTTACCTCACCGGAGGAGCTCCAGCAGTTGTTGCAGGGCATCCCGCGAGGTATCGTGCGATGA
- a CDS encoding cell division protein FtsH, translating into MNRNLRNILVLVFLGLAFYLVVRGGPFRPFDSPQEVKYKRLLDLLEEDRVLQGEFDKDTFQFQTDDGARYYVILPDTPESRTDLHRKLEQKRVNFTFRKSVFSDALQGLLPMVLPLVLVVFFWFLILRQMQAGSNQALSFGRSRAKRASENVPKVTFDDVAGIEEAKEELQEIVEFLKNPKKFQALGAKIPKGVLLLGPPGCGKTLLARAIAGEAGVPFFHISGSDFVEMFVGVGASRVRDLFDTAKANRPCLVFIDEIDAVGRQRGAGLGGGHDEREQTLNQLLVEMDGFDPNTGVILLAATNRPDVLDPALLRPGRFDRRIIVDTPDVNGRRDIFKVHLKGKPLAEDVDPEVLARRTPGFTGADIANLVNEAALLAARRDKQRIEMSDFDDAIERVIAGPERRSKLISEKEREMVAFHEVGHAIVGELLPNADPVQKVTILPRGRALGYTLQLPERDRYLLTRAQLLDEITSLLGGRAAEKIVYNEATTGANNDLERATEIARAMVCEYGMSERLGNLTFGRRHGNPFLGRDIMEDRNYSEEIAYAIDQEVRAIIDECFRRAVDILATNREKMDEVVRVLLQKETIEREEFLALMEGAQPAESISTWNTSPPESPDVQKEPAQPETPRAPVTKRLRTEPGVA; encoded by the coding sequence TTGAACCGCAACCTGCGTAATATATTGGTGCTCGTTTTTCTGGGCTTGGCATTCTACCTCGTCGTACGCGGCGGTCCCTTCCGCCCGTTCGACTCGCCGCAAGAAGTGAAATATAAACGTTTGCTCGACCTGCTCGAGGAAGACCGCGTGCTGCAGGGCGAGTTCGATAAGGATACATTCCAGTTTCAAACCGATGACGGTGCTCGTTACTATGTCATCCTGCCCGACACGCCCGAGTCGCGCACCGACCTGCACCGCAAGCTCGAGCAGAAGCGGGTGAACTTCACCTTCCGCAAGTCGGTGTTCTCGGATGCTCTACAGGGCTTACTGCCGATGGTTCTGCCGCTGGTGCTGGTGGTCTTCTTCTGGTTCCTGATCCTGCGGCAGATGCAAGCGGGTAGCAATCAAGCGCTCTCGTTCGGGCGCAGCCGAGCCAAGCGAGCATCCGAAAACGTGCCCAAGGTCACCTTCGACGACGTGGCAGGCATCGAGGAGGCAAAGGAAGAGCTTCAGGAGATTGTGGAGTTCCTGAAGAACCCGAAGAAGTTTCAGGCGCTGGGTGCGAAAATCCCTAAAGGCGTGCTGTTGCTGGGACCGCCCGGCTGTGGCAAGACGCTACTGGCACGTGCTATCGCGGGCGAGGCAGGTGTGCCCTTCTTCCACATCAGCGGCTCGGACTTCGTGGAGATGTTCGTGGGCGTGGGCGCATCGCGTGTGCGTGACCTCTTCGATACCGCCAAGGCGAACCGCCCCTGCCTGGTGTTTATCGACGAGATAGATGCAGTGGGACGCCAGCGTGGTGCAGGGCTGGGAGGCGGTCATGACGAACGCGAGCAAACCCTGAACCAGCTGCTGGTGGAGATGGACGGTTTCGACCCCAACACGGGCGTCATTCTGCTCGCAGCGACCAACCGTCCAGATGTGCTCGACCCTGCGCTGCTGCGACCGGGGCGCTTTGACCGACGTATTATCGTGGATACCCCCGATGTGAACGGGCGGAGGGACATCTTTAAGGTGCATCTGAAGGGCAAACCTCTCGCCGAAGATGTAGACCCGGAGGTGCTGGCACGACGCACTCCCGGCTTTACCGGTGCGGACATCGCCAACCTCGTGAACGAAGCTGCCCTGCTGGCGGCACGGCGCGATAAACAGCGCATCGAGATGTCTGATTTCGATGATGCCATCGAGCGAGTGATTGCCGGTCCCGAGCGGCGCAGCAAGCTTATCAGCGAGAAAGAGCGCGAGATGGTGGCGTTTCATGAGGTCGGACACGCCATCGTCGGCGAGCTACTGCCCAACGCCGACCCCGTGCAAAAGGTCACCATCCTGCCGCGAGGCAGGGCTCTGGGATACACGCTGCAGCTGCCTGAACGAGATCGCTACTTGCTGACGCGAGCGCAGCTGCTGGACGAAATCACCTCGCTGCTGGGCGGACGCGCTGCGGAGAAGATTGTGTACAACGAAGCCACAACAGGAGCCAATAACGACCTCGAACGCGCTACCGAAATCGCCCGCGCGATGGTGTGTGAATACGGCATGAGCGAGAGACTGGGCAACCTCACCTTCGGTAGGCGGCACGGCAATCCCTTCCTGGGACGCGACATCATGGAGGACCGCAACTATAGCGAGGAGATCGCCTACGCGATTGACCAGGAGGTGCGTGCCATTATCGACGAGTGCTTCCGCCGTGCCGTGGATATCCTCGCGACCAACCGCGAGAAGATGGATGAGGTCGTGAGAGTACTGCTGCAGAAAGAGACCATTGAGCGCGAGGAGTTCCTCGCGTTGATGGAAGGGGCGCAACCGGCGGAGTCCATCAGCACCTGGAACACTTCGCCGCCCGAAAGCCCGGATGTGCAAAAGGAACCCGCGCAACCGGAGACACCGCGTGCGCCGGTGACCAAGCGCTTGCGTACGGAACCGGGCGTCGCGTAG
- the tilS gene encoding tRNA(Ile)-lysidine synthase, producing the protein MELLSLFEDTLRTRSLVQPGQRVLVAFSGGADSTTLLHLFSRLRESWSLEVAAAHLNHALRAEQSDADESHCRQVCSEWHIPFFSRKVEVKHEARQRRLSVEVAARELRYAFLQEVADAIEADVIALGHTRDDQVETVLLNLTRGAGTAGLAGMPMRRGRFIRPLLPVSRLQVRAYCVLHGLSFVEDASNLDPRYSRNRIRHHVLPELHQINPRADEAIERLALVIRDEETWWRNYLQSLEPQFTLRRTQEEWQLSLDWLAQQPEALQRRAIRYAVQNLSPEGWEVQFEQVERLREAIRAGRRAGVTLHGGRLHASVGQRVLRVWVKQESPSFAYERVVQIPGETPVPEAGMTLFAEHSPLPEARSWRQENWEVWCDASHISGQLRVRNWRRGDRMQPLGLLGHRKLSDIFVDRKVPLSLRQRIPVVCDAEGIIWIVGICLAHRVRCTTETTQAIHLWVQPRGGW; encoded by the coding sequence ATGGAACTGCTCTCCCTCTTTGAGGATACGTTGCGGACGCGTTCTCTAGTGCAGCCGGGACAGAGGGTGCTGGTTGCCTTCTCGGGGGGCGCCGACTCTACAACGTTACTGCATCTTTTTTCCCGCTTGCGCGAGAGCTGGTCGCTGGAGGTTGCAGCGGCGCACCTGAACCATGCCCTGCGTGCCGAGCAAAGCGATGCCGACGAAAGCCACTGCCGACAGGTATGCTCCGAATGGCATATACCCTTCTTCTCGCGCAAGGTGGAAGTAAAGCACGAGGCGAGGCAGAGGCGCCTCAGTGTGGAAGTAGCGGCTCGTGAGTTGCGCTATGCCTTTCTGCAAGAGGTTGCGGACGCCATCGAGGCGGATGTGATTGCTCTTGGGCACACGCGGGATGACCAGGTAGAGACCGTTCTGCTGAACCTGACACGTGGAGCGGGTACAGCAGGTCTGGCGGGAATGCCCATGCGTCGCGGTAGATTTATCCGCCCTCTGTTACCGGTGAGCCGTCTGCAGGTGCGGGCATACTGCGTTCTGCACGGGTTGTCGTTTGTGGAAGACGCTTCGAACCTGGACCCTCGCTACAGCCGAAACCGTATTCGCCACCACGTGTTGCCGGAGCTGCACCAGATCAACCCTCGAGCGGACGAGGCGATAGAACGATTAGCACTGGTGATACGGGACGAGGAGACCTGGTGGAGAAATTACCTGCAGTCGCTGGAACCACAGTTTACGCTACGCCGGACGCAGGAAGAATGGCAGCTGTCGCTGGATTGGCTGGCTCAGCAGCCCGAGGCACTACAAAGACGGGCGATCCGCTATGCCGTGCAGAACCTTTCTCCCGAAGGCTGGGAGGTGCAGTTCGAGCAGGTGGAACGACTGCGTGAGGCGATACGCGCCGGCAGGCGTGCCGGGGTGACGTTGCACGGCGGGCGATTACACGCATCGGTGGGACAACGTGTGCTGCGAGTGTGGGTGAAACAGGAATCCCCTTCGTTCGCGTATGAAAGAGTGGTGCAGATTCCCGGTGAAACGCCTGTCCCCGAGGCTGGGATGACCCTGTTTGCCGAACATTCACCGTTACCAGAAGCCCGTTCATGGCGTCAAGAGAATTGGGAAGTGTGGTGTGATGCCTCGCATATCAGCGGACAGCTGAGGGTACGAAACTGGCGGCGAGGTGACAGGATGCAGCCTCTGGGGCTGTTGGGGCACCGGAAACTTTCCGATATTTTTGTGGACAGAAAAGTGCCCCTTTCCCTCCGCCAGCGCATACCTGTCGTGTGTGACGCGGAGGGTATAATCTGGATCGTGGGAATATGTCTGGCACATCGGGTGCGCTGCACCACCGAAACCACACAAGCCATCCATCTGTGGGTGCAGCCCCGCGGCGGATGGTGA
- a CDS encoding acylneuraminate cytidylyltransferase: protein MDISPVTAAVLAGGQSKPEMVAVTGVANRALLHIEGETMLARVVHALQESGVVGQVLVVGNVQAPAGCLALPDTGDFVENVLQAAAPVAEEEFILYATADVPFLTPQAVADFVVRGVQSGADMCYPIIPLDLCRQRFPHLPRTALSLREGTFTGGNLLLIRAGTVRQQADLLRRAFAARKSVWSMAQVLGAGIIARAVLARLISPRLLSIAHIKRRVQQLMGATAQEIVTEYAEIGVDIDRAEHVQKLREAGYRVGNA from the coding sequence TTGGACATCTCTCCCGTTACCGCTGCCGTGCTTGCTGGTGGTCAAAGTAAGCCCGAAATGGTCGCCGTGACGGGCGTGGCGAACCGCGCTCTGCTGCACATAGAGGGCGAAACCATGCTCGCACGAGTGGTACACGCCCTGCAAGAGAGTGGTGTGGTGGGGCAGGTTCTTGTTGTAGGTAACGTGCAAGCTCCAGCAGGTTGCCTTGCCTTGCCCGATACAGGTGATTTCGTGGAGAACGTGCTACAAGCAGCTGCCCCCGTCGCGGAGGAGGAATTCATCCTGTACGCGACCGCCGATGTGCCCTTCTTGACCCCACAGGCAGTAGCGGATTTCGTGGTTCGAGGCGTACAATCAGGAGCGGATATGTGCTATCCCATTATCCCGCTGGATCTGTGTCGCCAGCGGTTTCCTCACCTGCCGCGCACTGCGCTGAGCCTGCGTGAGGGCACTTTTACTGGAGGGAACCTTCTGCTCATCCGGGCAGGTACGGTGCGCCAGCAGGCGGATTTGCTGCGTCGGGCATTTGCTGCGCGCAAGTCGGTGTGGTCTATGGCACAGGTACTGGGCGCAGGTATCATCGCTCGTGCAGTGCTGGCAAGGCTGATCTCACCACGTCTGCTCTCTATTGCGCACATCAAACGTCGCGTACAGCAGCTCATGGGCGCCACTGCTCAGGAAATCGTCACCGAATACGCCGAAATCGGGGTGGATATCGACAGAGCGGAGCATGTGCAAAAGCTGCGAGAAGCAGGTTATCGCGTGGGCAATGCCTGA